One genomic window of Candidatus Kuenenia stuttgartiensis includes the following:
- a CDS encoding prepilin peptidase, with the protein MVGSFLNVCIYRIPKNKSLIHPRSFCPHCKVSINWFDNIPVISYMFLLGRCRACGNRLSIRYPLVELLTGCAFLQLYYIFIVCRSESFCVLFGYLALCCALIISAFVDLELRIIPNEITFIGIPVFVVLSIVCPDLHHAQNTLRRFTFIDIHRLDSFIASLIGIFTGGGLIFLCGVMGKLLFKKDAMGFGDVKLMGMIGAVVGWKLAVAVFFVAPFFGLLMAIPVFVFKKSHLIPYGPFLSIAALVCICFQDYFIGQINLYILVFRVFLNGFPA; encoded by the coding sequence GTGGTAGGGAGTTTTCTCAATGTCTGTATCTATCGAATCCCGAAGAATAAATCCTTGATACATCCCCGCTCATTTTGCCCGCACTGCAAGGTGTCTATCAATTGGTTTGATAATATTCCTGTTATTAGTTATATGTTTCTGCTTGGGCGTTGCCGGGCATGCGGAAACAGGTTATCAATACGTTATCCGCTCGTAGAATTGCTGACAGGTTGTGCTTTTTTACAACTGTATTATATTTTTATTGTATGCCGAAGTGAATCTTTCTGTGTGCTTTTTGGATATCTGGCTCTTTGTTGTGCGCTGATAATATCTGCCTTTGTTGATCTTGAATTACGCATAATTCCCAACGAAATCACCTTTATCGGTATTCCGGTCTTTGTTGTTTTAAGTATTGTATGTCCGGATCTGCATCATGCACAGAATACATTGAGAAGATTTACCTTTATTGACATACACCGGCTAGACTCGTTTATTGCCTCGCTCATCGGTATTTTTACCGGAGGCGGACTCATTTTCCTATGCGGTGTGATGGGAAAACTTCTTTTTAAAAAAGATGCCATGGGTTTTGGCGATGTAAAACTTATGGGTATGATTGGCGCTGTTGTCGGCTGGAAGCTGGCGGTGGCGGTATTTTTTGTTGCGCCATTTTTCGGACTTCTGATGGCAATCCCCGTATTTGTGTTTAAAAAAAGCCATTTGATCCCTTACGGGCCGTTTTTATCGATAGCTGCTTTGGTATGCATCTGTTTTCAGGATTATTTTATAGGGCAAATCAATTTATATATACTGGTATTCCGTGTTTTTTTAAATGGTTTTCCTGCCTAA
- the hisH gene encoding imidazole glycerol phosphate synthase subunit HisH, protein MITVVDYGMGNLRSVEKGFERFGFEVKVSDNPNDIKHTDKLVLPGVGAFKDAMIGLQKRGLIEPIIDFVRRGKPFLGICLGLQLLFSRSCEDGEHMGLDIIPGKVIRFDFSGRQTNEKLKIPHMGWNQIDIVRQDNPLLKNVPCNSYMYFVHSYYVCPEDKNVVATETEYGVRFTSMIWHKNIFATQFHPEKSQKYGLAILENFGNL, encoded by the coding sequence ATGATTACCGTTGTCGATTATGGGATGGGGAACCTTCGCAGCGTAGAGAAAGGGTTCGAACGGTTTGGTTTTGAAGTCAAGGTAAGCGACAATCCAAACGATATCAAACATACTGACAAGCTGGTGCTGCCAGGGGTAGGCGCCTTCAAGGATGCCATGATCGGATTACAGAAGAGAGGATTAATAGAACCCATCATTGACTTTGTCCGGCGCGGGAAACCATTTCTGGGCATATGCCTCGGTCTTCAGTTGTTGTTTTCACGAAGTTGTGAAGATGGTGAGCACATGGGGCTGGACATTATCCCGGGCAAGGTAATTCGATTTGATTTTTCCGGCAGGCAAACAAATGAAAAATTAAAAATTCCCCACATGGGCTGGAATCAGATTGATATTGTCAGGCAGGATAATCCCCTCCTGAAAAACGTTCCTTGTAACTCGTATATGTATTTTGTGCACTCGTACTATGTATGCCCTGAAGATAAAAATGTTGTTGCTACGGAAACGGAATATGGTGTGCGATTTACTTCAATGATATGGCACAAAAACATTTTTGCCACGCAATTTCATCCTGAAAAAAGTCAAAAATACGGCCTTGCCATACTTGAAAACTTTGGGAATTTATAG
- a CDS encoding OmpA/MotB family protein codes for MLKKVGLMRGICLLGMFGMFAVGTGCGELKQLRVENQQLSQSLASLQQENANLSATASRYESELNRLENSRRDLESKLAGTGAITKIKDGSVSIVLPDSILFDPGQTKLREQSKATLKKIAGILKTDISNEMVRIEGHTDSDPIQKQKDKYPSNWELSTARANSVLHYLVDECGISPTRVYVAGFGQFQPISDNKTKAGKAQNRRVEFVIISGGG; via the coding sequence ATGTTAAAAAAGGTTGGATTGATGCGGGGTATTTGTCTTTTGGGAATGTTCGGAATGTTTGCGGTGGGAACAGGGTGTGGCGAGCTTAAGCAATTACGCGTTGAAAATCAGCAGTTGAGCCAGAGCCTTGCCAGTCTGCAGCAGGAAAACGCGAACCTTTCGGCGACGGCAAGCAGGTACGAAAGCGAACTCAACAGGCTTGAAAATTCGAGACGGGATCTTGAGTCAAAGCTGGCAGGCACAGGAGCAATCACAAAAATAAAGGACGGCTCTGTTTCTATTGTATTGCCAGACTCAATACTCTTTGATCCTGGACAAACGAAATTACGTGAACAGTCAAAGGCGACTTTGAAAAAAATAGCCGGAATATTGAAAACCGATATTTCAAATGAAATGGTAAGGATAGAAGGGCATACGGATAGTGATCCTATTCAAAAGCAAAAAGATAAATACCCTTCAAACTGGGAACTTTCAACCGCAAGGGCAAACTCTGTTTTGCATTATTTGGTAGATGAATGCGGCATTTCTCCCACAAGGGTATATGTTGCCGGGTTTGGGCAATTTCAGCCCATTTCGGACAATAAAACAAAGGCAGGCAAGGCGCAAAACCGCCGTGTAGAGTTTGTTATTATTAGCGGGGGTGGCTGA
- a CDS encoding methyltransferase domain-containing protein produces MWFQVTGTHCNLQCAHCFISCGPKNTTHEMITIDTIQWYLKEAAMLGVKEFYFTGGEPFLHPHIVDILQESLKYGQTTVLSNGTLITEDISQTLAQVSRTSKHKLAFRVSLESFIEEENDQIRGEGAFKMAIRGIQSLTHAGFNPIITVADWSKYGKFTKETAEELQLLERSLNIPQLRLKKLPLVLLGRCAEFVRPYDEGERVTDQCFDNYPMDNLQCTTSRIVTSKGVFVCPILIDDPKAWMGRTLQESLNPYTMESPACYTCRTTGLTCKNEADDAKDAVRKSVNEFYAAAAIQPQKELCCPTSYNAADISHIPLEALNISYGCGSPVTQANIKSGENVLDLGSGGGIDCFIAAKMAGEQGQIIGVDMTDEMLRNANATREIVARNLGYNNVRFMKGFLEEIPVTDECVDLVTSNCVINLSAQKEKVFQEIFRVLKAGGRFVISDIVSDREVPVSMKQDKKLWGECISGAITEAEFFNITRKIGFYGLEIVNRYLYKEVDGFTFYSITARGHKFKKSKECVYTGQYAIYKGPFSNVSDDDGHTYPVGTPIEICIDTAWKLSNPPYEGMFILSGGMQSKDVKTACGPKCC; encoded by the coding sequence TTGTGGTTTCAGGTAACAGGCACTCATTGTAACCTACAGTGCGCCCATTGCTTTATCTCCTGCGGCCCCAAAAATACAACGCATGAGATGATAACCATTGATACAATACAGTGGTACTTGAAAGAGGCTGCAATGCTGGGTGTAAAAGAATTTTACTTTACCGGAGGCGAGCCTTTTTTACATCCTCATATAGTAGATATTTTACAAGAGTCACTAAAATACGGTCAGACCACAGTCCTTTCAAATGGCACCTTAATAACAGAGGATATTTCACAAACGCTAGCCCAGGTATCTCGCACATCCAAACATAAATTAGCATTCAGGGTAAGCCTGGAAAGTTTTATAGAGGAAGAAAATGACCAGATTCGTGGAGAGGGAGCATTTAAGATGGCAATCAGGGGTATTCAATCCCTGACACATGCTGGTTTTAATCCGATTATTACGGTAGCCGATTGGTCGAAATATGGAAAGTTTACGAAAGAAACGGCAGAAGAACTTCAGTTGCTTGAACGTTCTTTGAATATCCCACAGTTAAGACTCAAAAAACTACCTTTGGTTCTCCTGGGACGATGCGCCGAATTTGTCAGACCTTACGATGAGGGCGAACGGGTTACCGATCAGTGCTTTGATAATTACCCGATGGACAATCTCCAATGTACTACCAGCCGTATCGTGACCAGTAAAGGGGTCTTTGTCTGTCCAATACTTATTGACGATCCCAAAGCATGGATGGGACGGACTTTGCAGGAATCCCTCAATCCATATACGATGGAATCGCCCGCTTGTTATACCTGCAGAACAACGGGATTAACCTGTAAAAATGAAGCGGATGATGCTAAGGATGCGGTCAGGAAATCGGTTAATGAATTTTATGCGGCGGCCGCCATTCAGCCCCAAAAGGAACTATGCTGTCCCACCAGTTATAATGCGGCGGATATATCACACATTCCCCTGGAGGCGCTGAATATCTCATATGGATGTGGTAGTCCAGTGACACAAGCCAACATCAAATCTGGGGAGAACGTGTTGGATTTGGGATCCGGCGGTGGAATAGACTGTTTTATTGCGGCAAAAATGGCCGGAGAACAGGGACAAATTATCGGGGTAGACATGACAGACGAAATGCTGAGAAACGCCAATGCCACAAGAGAGATTGTTGCGCGGAACCTTGGTTATAATAACGTCCGTTTTATGAAGGGGTTTCTGGAAGAAATACCGGTTACGGATGAATGTGTCGATTTGGTAACATCCAATTGTGTCATTAATTTGTCAGCACAAAAGGAGAAGGTCTTTCAGGAGATATTCAGGGTACTAAAGGCGGGCGGCAGATTTGTGATATCTGATATAGTTTCCGACAGGGAAGTTCCTGTGTCTATGAAACAGGATAAAAAATTGTGGGGCGAGTGCATTTCCGGGGCAATTACAGAAGCAGAGTTTTTTAATATAACAAGGAAGATTGGTTTCTACGGACTGGAAATAGTAAATCGTTATCTCTATAAAGAAGTGGACGGCTTTACGTTTTATTCTATAACTGCGCGGGGACACAAATTTAAGAAATCAAAGGAGTGCGTGTACACCGGCCAATATGCAATCTATAAAGGGCCATTCAGTAATGTCTCAGATGATGACGGCCATACATATCCGGTAGGAACGCCAATAGAAATTTGCATTGATACGGCATGGAAACTCTCAAACCCTCCATATGAAGGGATGTTTATACTGTCCGGTGGTATGCAAAGCAAAGATGTAAAGACAGCATGCGGGCCAAAATGCTGTTAA
- a CDS encoding IS1634 family transposase: MATIQSKNSRGYKYWYIVESRRVNGKPRPIVLAYLGKADDLLKQLQGLTEKLRLKSYSHGAVAALLSVANALDVPSVINKYIKSPRQYCAKKPVRNNLTAGSTLLLGAVGRVCVPTSKRGWWDWAKTTTAEYLLRHSLSKIDSQHFWDLMDALPEESIAEIERELIEKTFKTYNLQSDTLFFDTTNFFTYIDTTNLRCTIARRGKNKQKRYDLRQVGLAMVVTRNDMIPLFHHTYQGNMADAKVFSAVLETIKDRMTGLGFDSKKHTIVFDRGNNSMDNMAIVERLALHYVGALTPYHHKQLVGDAMCNFREYDVDGSKIQVYHDKRVIWGQERTVVVFISEKLKVGQLRGMSQSLEKAEHQLKLLQQHLCNPKGKMRDKEGLEDTIRSVVKCQFAKDVIDWSLKEVSEGKFQLNFSIDQKKLEEIEGELGFRILMTDHHDWDTADIIKAYYGQSKIEHAFRNLKNPYHLALKPQFHWTDQKIRVHFFICVLGYLMAAIVWYQAKAHAQFSGTLDTLLDTLNNIRLSAMLEETKARGRVKATYKLEEMSDKESLLMNALGIMDFHKHRLKLQGLSVYN; encoded by the coding sequence ATGGCTACCATTCAATCTAAAAACTCCAGAGGTTATAAATATTGGTATATTGTCGAATCGCGGCGCGTTAACGGCAAGCCCAGGCCCATCGTCCTGGCCTATCTTGGCAAGGCAGACGATTTATTAAAACAACTGCAAGGTCTTACCGAAAAATTACGGCTCAAATCTTATTCACATGGCGCGGTAGCCGCATTGCTAAGTGTGGCCAATGCCCTGGACGTCCCTTCCGTGATTAATAAATATATAAAGTCGCCACGGCAGTATTGTGCTAAAAAACCTGTTCGAAATAATCTGACCGCCGGAAGTACCCTCTTGTTGGGTGCCGTGGGGAGAGTGTGTGTGCCTACCAGCAAAAGAGGATGGTGGGATTGGGCAAAGACGACTACTGCCGAATACTTACTCAGACACAGCTTGAGTAAAATAGACAGTCAGCATTTCTGGGATTTGATGGATGCACTTCCTGAAGAATCCATTGCAGAAATCGAGCGCGAATTAATTGAAAAGACATTTAAAACATACAACCTTCAAAGCGACACACTGTTTTTTGATACAACCAATTTTTTCACGTATATCGACACAACTAATCTGCGATGCACTATTGCCCGGCGGGGGAAAAACAAACAAAAGCGATACGATCTCAGGCAGGTCGGGTTGGCGATGGTCGTTACACGTAACGACATGATACCGTTGTTTCACCATACCTATCAGGGGAACATGGCGGATGCAAAGGTGTTCAGCGCGGTTCTTGAGACGATAAAAGACAGGATGACCGGATTAGGTTTCGACAGCAAAAAGCACACTATTGTTTTTGATCGTGGAAACAATTCCATGGACAATATGGCTATTGTAGAGAGATTGGCATTGCATTACGTTGGAGCGCTTACACCGTATCATCACAAGCAGTTGGTAGGGGATGCCATGTGTAATTTCAGGGAATATGACGTTGACGGCAGTAAGATACAGGTGTACCATGACAAACGGGTTATTTGGGGGCAGGAAAGAACCGTTGTCGTATTTATTTCCGAGAAATTAAAGGTTGGGCAATTAAGGGGAATGTCTCAGTCTCTGGAAAAGGCAGAACATCAGTTAAAGCTCTTACAGCAGCATCTGTGTAATCCAAAGGGAAAGATGCGGGACAAAGAGGGTCTGGAGGATACGATAAGAAGTGTAGTGAAATGTCAATTTGCGAAGGATGTTATCGATTGGTCGTTAAAAGAGGTATCTGAAGGCAAGTTTCAATTGAATTTTTCAATCGACCAGAAAAAGCTCGAAGAAATAGAAGGGGAACTGGGGTTCAGGATTCTTATGACAGACCATCACGATTGGGATACCGCGGACATTATAAAAGCCTACTATGGGCAATCAAAAATTGAACATGCCTTTAGAAATCTCAAGAACCCCTATCACCTTGCTTTAAAACCGCAATTTCACTGGACGGATCAGAAAATCAGGGTGCATTTTTTTATTTGCGTCCTCGGATACCTAATGGCGGCGATTGTGTGGTATCAGGCAAAAGCGCACGCACAATTTAGTGGAACGTTAGATACCCTGTTAGACACCCTTAATAATATAAGGCTTTCTGCTATGCTTGAAGAAACAAAGGCCAGAGGGAGAGTTAAGGCTACCTACAAATTGGAAGAAATGTCCGACAAGGAATCTCTGTTGATGAATGCGTTAGGCATTATGGATTTCCACAAACATCGGCTGAAACTTCAAGGACTCAGTGTATACAATTGA
- a CDS encoding TolC family protein, with protein sequence MIYLWTIGSGGLFFKGRREKADVRYRSSEIPLAKVQQDIIQDIIVVHTQVHIRQEQITIAKQGVMDAEKSLRLNENRLKHGMGLPLEVYYRPKTPLYKQEGIVSRQLSIITRRNTHFL encoded by the coding sequence TTGATATATTTATGGACAATAGGTTCCGGCGGGCTTTTTTTCAAGGGACGCAGGGAAAAGGCTGACGTCAGATACCGGTCATCTGAAATACCATTGGCAAAGGTACAGCAGGATATCATACAAGATATAATCGTTGTCCATACACAGGTACATATCAGGCAGGAACAAATAACGATTGCAAAACAAGGTGTTATGGATGCGGAGAAATCTCTCAGGCTGAATGAAAACCGGCTGAAACATGGTATGGGATTGCCCCTTGAGGTATACTACAGGCCGAAGACGCCTTTATACAAGCAAGAAGGGATCGTATCCCGGCAATTATCGATTATAACAAGGCGCAATACACACTTTTTGTAA
- a CDS encoding integron integrase: protein MLNNILPEYQKYLIFNKLVPEKNVQFYALWVSKFLSFSNKNEAFTVDIKIEKFLESLSNDEEIRDWQIEQAKTALHLYVNNFLEGDKSLMDPNYQKNNHSKFPDFNAVIDKLRELIRLKHYSYSTEQTYIEWAKKFHTFILDSKGIKFEIDTLDSNDVRNYLSYLALKQRVSSSTQNQAFSALLFLFKNVLNVELGDLGDTVRAKRGTKLPVVLAVEDVQELFKQVKGRNLLIIQLIYGSGLRLMELARLRVKDIDFDSNMIFVRSGKGDKDRSTMLPEFVKPELKLHLDKVKVLHNEDVEKGYGEVYLPNALDRKYPNAPKDWGWQYVFPSERLSVDLRSGKIRRHHLSDKAIQNMVKGAVKKAGIVKNASVHTLRHSFATHLLMNGVNIREVQDLLGHKNLETTMIYTHVMRDMSNAPKSPLDNLYGKKKL, encoded by the coding sequence ATGTTGAATAATATACTACCTGAATATCAAAAATATTTAATTTTCAATAAACTTGTTCCTGAAAAAAATGTCCAGTTTTACGCCTTGTGGGTGAGTAAGTTTCTGTCGTTTTCAAACAAAAATGAGGCTTTTACCGTTGATATCAAGATTGAGAAGTTTTTGGAATCTCTATCCAATGATGAAGAAATAAGAGACTGGCAAATAGAGCAGGCCAAGACAGCATTACATTTATATGTTAATAATTTTCTTGAAGGCGACAAATCGTTAATGGATCCAAACTACCAGAAGAATAACCATAGTAAATTTCCCGACTTTAATGCTGTTATTGATAAATTACGAGAATTAATACGTTTAAAACATTATTCATACAGCACGGAGCAAACTTATATTGAATGGGCAAAAAAATTTCATACCTTTATTTTAGATTCGAAGGGAATCAAATTTGAAATAGATACATTGGATTCAAATGATGTCCGTAATTATTTAAGTTATCTGGCATTGAAGCAAAGAGTGTCGTCTTCAACTCAGAATCAGGCATTCAGCGCGTTGTTGTTCTTATTTAAAAATGTGTTGAATGTTGAATTGGGTGATTTAGGAGATACTGTCAGGGCGAAACGTGGGACAAAATTGCCGGTGGTTTTGGCGGTGGAAGATGTGCAGGAATTATTTAAACAGGTAAAAGGAAGGAATCTTCTTATTATTCAGTTGATATACGGTTCCGGGCTCAGGCTTATGGAACTGGCCAGATTGAGGGTTAAGGATATTGATTTTGATTCGAATATGATTTTTGTACGCAGCGGCAAGGGCGATAAGGACAGGTCAACCATGCTTCCTGAATTTGTTAAACCGGAGCTGAAATTGCATCTGGATAAGGTCAAAGTACTGCATAATGAGGATGTGGAAAAAGGATACGGTGAGGTATATTTGCCGAACGCGTTAGATAGGAAATATCCCAACGCGCCGAAAGACTGGGGATGGCAGTATGTTTTTCCTTCCGAAAGGCTTTCCGTTGATCTGAGAAGCGGGAAAATCAGGCGGCATCATTTAAGTGATAAGGCGATTCAGAATATGGTAAAAGGGGCAGTTAAAAAAGCAGGGATTGTCAAAAATGCGTCTGTTCATACCTTACGGCACAGTTTTGCGACCCATCTTTTAATGAACGGGGTTAATATCCGGGAGGTTCAGGACTTACTTGGGCATAAGAATCTCGAGACTACGATGATTTATACGCATGTAATGCGGGATATGTCGAATGCGCCGAAAAGCCCGCTGGATAATCTCTATGGGAAAAAAAAGCTATAA
- a CDS encoding type II toxin-antitoxin system RelE family toxin: protein MAKPQGYQIILEKRAKKEAENIPPPQRHRIDKAISSLSVNPRPVSCKKITQKEGYRIRAGNYRILYTIDDKAKIIVIYRIKVKGKDTYK, encoded by the coding sequence ATGGCTAAACCACAAGGTTATCAGATAATTCTTGAAAAGAGGGCTAAGAAGGAAGCTGAGAACATTCCTCCGCCACAGAGACACAGAATTGACAAAGCCATTAGTTCTCTTTCGGTTAATCCAAGACCTGTCTCATGTAAAAAAATTACACAAAAAGAAGGTTATCGCATTCGTGCCGGAAACTATAGGATTCTTTATACGATAGATGATAAAGCAAAGATAATCGTTATTTACCGCATAAAAGTAAAAGGCAAGGATACGTATAAATAA
- a CDS encoding IS4 family transposase — MKEYQSDYAEGRLPTTPFSEEINPPGGEEPIAWLLLTSLPADTFRQACLVVECYLCRWQIEIYFKVLKSGCKIEERQLETAERIKPCIALYMIVAWRVLFVTMFGRECPDLPCTALLEDDEWKPVYMIAKNEAPPETPPSPGDFTVMVSSLGGYLNRKCDGSPGQKTMWVGLQRMVDFTLAWKAFGPVQPKTRNGKRCV, encoded by the coding sequence ATAAAGGAATACCAGAGCGATTATGCGGAAGGTCGTTTACCCACGACGCCCTTCAGTGAAGAGATCAATCCTCCCGGAGGAGAAGAGCCGATCGCCTGGTTGCTGCTCACCAGCCTCCCCGCAGACACCTTCAGGCAAGCGTGTCTCGTGGTGGAATGTTACCTTTGCCGATGGCAGATAGAGATATATTTTAAAGTATTAAAGAGCGGTTGCAAGATAGAAGAGCGCCAATTGGAGACAGCGGAGCGTATCAAGCCGTGTATTGCTCTTTATATGATAGTAGCATGGCGGGTATTGTTTGTTACCATGTTTGGAAGGGAATGCCCGGATTTGCCGTGTACAGCACTTTTAGAGGATGATGAATGGAAACCCGTGTATATGATTGCCAAAAATGAAGCTCCACCCGAAACCCCGCCATCGCCCGGAGACTTTACCGTAATGGTATCAAGTCTGGGAGGATACTTAAATCGCAAATGCGATGGCTCACCAGGCCAAAAAACCATGTGGGTTGGCCTGCAACGAATGGTAGACTTCACATTGGCCTGGAAAGCCTTTGGGCCTGTGCAACCGAAAACACGGAATGGAAAAAGATGTGTATAA
- a CDS encoding thioredoxin domain-containing protein translates to MVVKTLHSMRKGGIYDHIGYGFHRYSTDPEWLVPHFEKMLYDQAMLAMAYTEAYLATGRKEFGETAKEIFAYVMRDMTDPKGGFCSAEDADSEGKEGKFYVWTEEEIRHALKEDDANLIINVFNIEKAGNFKDEIAGRNTGDNILHLKKSLAEIALENKTSLDELKERVETARRKLFAVRSKRIRPHKDDKILTDWNGLMIAALAKGAQAFDAPEYLAAAKRAADFILSDMRRQDGRLLHRYRGGQAGIPAFADDYAFFIWGLLELYETNFNVNYLRTALDLNSDMIKHFWDNQNGGFYFTADDAEDLIVRQKEVYDGAIPSGNSVAALNLFRLARITADPELEEKANKTMLAFSTEVKKMPAGYTQMMIGLSFGIGPAYEIIIAGNPRAVDTRDMLNTLRRHFIPNKIVLLRPTDEETPEITRIAKFTEHQSGIDGKATAYICRDYTCKMPVTDTKEMLKLLKE, encoded by the coding sequence ATGGTGGTCAAAACCCTCCATTCCATGCGGAAAGGCGGCATATACGACCACATCGGATATGGTTTTCATCGATATTCTACTGACCCCGAATGGCTCGTCCCCCATTTTGAAAAAATGCTTTATGATCAGGCAATGCTGGCAATGGCATATACAGAGGCATATCTGGCAACGGGGAGGAAAGAATTCGGTGAGACCGCAAAAGAGATATTTGCATACGTTATGCGTGACATGACAGACCCGAAAGGAGGATTCTGCTCTGCCGAGGATGCTGACAGCGAGGGTAAGGAGGGGAAGTTTTATGTCTGGACAGAAGAGGAGATTCGCCATGCCCTCAAAGAAGATGATGCAAACCTGATTATCAATGTATTTAACATCGAAAAGGCAGGTAATTTCAAAGATGAAATAGCCGGCAGGAATACGGGAGACAACATCCTGCATCTGAAAAAAAGCCTTGCAGAAATAGCCTTAGAGAATAAGACATCATTGGATGAACTCAAAGAACGTGTCGAAACTGCCAGAAGGAAATTGTTTGCTGTGCGCAGTAAAAGAATTCGTCCGCACAAGGATGATAAAATATTGACAGACTGGAACGGGCTAATGATAGCTGCCCTGGCAAAAGGGGCGCAGGCATTTGATGCGCCGGAATATTTGGCTGCGGCAAAACGTGCGGCAGACTTTATTCTTTCGGACATGCGCAGGCAGGATGGAAGATTGCTGCACCGTTACCGTGGCGGCCAGGCAGGCATACCGGCCTTTGCAGATGATTACGCCTTCTTTATATGGGGACTACTTGAACTCTATGAAACAAACTTCAATGTAAATTATCTCCGGACAGCGCTGGACCTGAACAGTGACATGATAAAACATTTCTGGGATAATCAAAACGGTGGTTTTTATTTTACTGCGGATGATGCAGAGGACCTTATCGTTCGGCAGAAAGAAGTCTACGACGGCGCCATACCATCCGGGAATTCAGTAGCGGCCCTGAACTTATTCAGGCTTGCGAGAATCACCGCAGACCCTGAGCTTGAAGAGAAGGCAAATAAAACAATGCTCGCCTTTTCCACGGAGGTGAAAAAAATGCCTGCCGGTTACACACAGATGATGATAGGGCTTAGTTTCGGAATAGGCCCTGCTTATGAGATTATCATAGCAGGCAACCCGCGCGCAGTGGACACCAGGGACATGCTTAATACTCTCAGAAGACATTTTATACCCAATAAGATCGTACTCTTAAGACCGACAGATGAAGAAACCCCGGAGATCACCAGAATCGCCAAATTCACAGAGCATCAATCAGGCATAGACGGCAAAGCTACCGCTTATATCTGCCGTGATTACACATGTAAGATGCCTGTGACAGATACGAAAGAAATGCTTAAACTGCTCAAAGAATAG
- a CDS encoding TlpA disulfide reductase family protein produces the protein MNKKMFKYRCFAFLFAVSLTIAPAISYAEDAVKTIKLTELNTLLESNKGKVVILDLWATWCPPCRKEIPGFISLYKKYKDKGLEIIGVAFDENGPEVVPPFMKAMGINYPIYLGEGDIARKYDLHAYPTTIVYGKDGKAASKHVGYVSEEEFEDELGELLKK, from the coding sequence GTGAATAAAAAAATGTTTAAATATAGATGTTTTGCTTTTTTGTTTGCAGTGAGCCTGACTATAGCCCCGGCAATTTCTTATGCAGAAGATGCAGTCAAGACGATAAAACTTACTGAATTAAACACCTTGCTTGAGAGCAACAAAGGCAAGGTGGTGATTCTTGACCTGTGGGCAACATGGTGTCCGCCCTGCCGGAAGGAGATACCCGGTTTTATCAGTCTTTACAAGAAATACAAGGACAAAGGCTTAGAGATCATTGGTGTTGCATTTGATGAAAATGGGCCGGAAGTTGTTCCCCCATTCATGAAAGCGATGGGCATCAATTATCCCATTTATCTTGGTGAGGGCGATATTGCCCGGAAGTATGATCTACATGCCTACCCAACAACTATTGTCTACGGAAAAGACGGCAAAGCAGCCAGCAAACATGTTGGTTACGTATCAGAAGAAGAATTCGAAGACGAACTGGGGGAGTTGTTGAAAAAGTAA
- a CDS encoding cation transporter, giving the protein MNAKNSLLRRAVFVVALLNFGYFFVEFSVAHSIGSVSLFADSIDFLEDTAVNILIFMALGWSLHRRSMVGMALAAILLIPGLFTLWTAWGKFLIPLPPDATLLSLTGSGALVVNIICAFVLVRYRKHSGSLTRAAFLSARNDAFANVAIIGAGFITLLTLSAWPDLIVGLAIFLINLDAARQVYTAASKERADALESTKA; this is encoded by the coding sequence ATGAACGCTAAAAATTCTCTCCTCCGTCGAGCAGTATTTGTCGTAGCCCTCCTTAATTTCGGCTACTTTTTTGTTGAGTTTTCTGTCGCACATTCAATAGGCTCGGTTTCACTTTTTGCAGACTCCATCGATTTTCTTGAAGATACAGCAGTTAATATTCTAATCTTTATGGCGCTAGGCTGGAGCTTGCATCGGCGATCAATGGTCGGCATGGCGCTTGCGGCAATTCTTCTAATTCCAGGGCTTTTCACGCTTTGGACAGCTTGGGGGAAATTTCTCATTCCATTGCCACCAGACGCAACCCTCCTGTCGCTTACTGGAAGTGGTGCTTTGGTTGTTAATATTATTTGTGCATTTGTCCTTGTTCGTTACCGCAAACATAGCGGTAGCCTTACACGCGCTGCTTTTCTCTCTGCGCGTAATGACGCTTTCGCTAATGTTGCCATTATTGGAGCAGGCTTCATAACCTTACTTACCCTAAGTGCATGGCCCGACTTGATCGTAGGGCTAGCAATATTCCTCATTAATCTGGATGCTGCACGCCAAGTTTACACTGCAGCCAGTAAAGAACGAGCAGATGCACTGGAATCAACTAAGGCCTAA